A window of Lacibacter sediminis contains these coding sequences:
- a CDS encoding GMC oxidoreductase, with amino-acid sequence MADNTFDAIVIGSGISGGWAAKELCEKGLKVLMLERGAEHKHITDYKTASKMPWEFDHRGKTTQQQKEDYPVIHRGWAANERVMDAWANEKDSPYTEVKPFTWWRSYRMGGRSVLWGRHSYRWSELDFEANAKDGFGIDWPIRYNDIAPWYDHVEKFAGISGSLEGLPHLPDGQFLPPVPLNIVEKDVAAKIKAFYKGERHLINSRVANITVPHDQRPGCQFRNRCWEGCPFGGYFSTQSSTLPAAVKTNNLTVRPLAIVTKILYDKDKKKATGVEVLDSMDSKTYEFKAKIIFVCASALNSTWLLFNSATDIWPGGLGSSSGELGHNVMDHHYNLGVSGEIEGYENVTEYGRRPAGFYISRFANTPGDKQRNFVRGYGYQGSASRQGWGRVVAELAIGSELKEALAEPGGWRIGATGFGEILPYHENKISLDKEVKDKWGLPVLSMDAELKENEKNMRKDIKEDLQAMFEAAGVKNISTYDSGHAMGHGIHEMGTARMGRDPKTSVLNRNNQVWDAPNVFVTDGACMTSSSCVNPSLTYMALTARAADFAVKELKKGNI; translated from the coding sequence ATGGCAGATAACACATTTGATGCAATTGTAATCGGGTCGGGTATTAGCGGCGGCTGGGCAGCAAAAGAGCTTTGTGAAAAAGGCTTGAAAGTGCTCATGCTTGAGCGTGGTGCCGAACATAAACATATCACCGATTATAAAACTGCCAGCAAAATGCCTTGGGAATTTGATCATCGTGGCAAAACAACCCAGCAGCAAAAAGAAGACTATCCTGTTATTCATAGAGGTTGGGCCGCCAATGAACGTGTAATGGATGCATGGGCTAACGAAAAAGATTCGCCTTATACAGAAGTAAAACCCTTTACATGGTGGCGCAGTTACCGCATGGGTGGACGTTCTGTTTTATGGGGCCGACATAGTTATCGTTGGAGCGAACTCGATTTTGAAGCAAACGCAAAAGATGGTTTTGGTATTGATTGGCCCATCCGTTATAATGACATTGCTCCCTGGTACGATCATGTAGAAAAATTTGCTGGCATTAGTGGTTCACTTGAAGGATTACCGCATCTGCCCGATGGACAATTTCTTCCTCCCGTTCCATTGAACATTGTTGAGAAAGATGTTGCAGCAAAGATCAAAGCATTTTATAAAGGTGAAAGGCACCTGATCAATAGTCGTGTAGCAAATATCACAGTGCCGCACGATCAAAGACCTGGCTGCCAGTTTCGTAACCGTTGCTGGGAAGGTTGCCCGTTTGGTGGTTATTTCAGCACGCAGTCTTCAACGTTACCTGCTGCTGTAAAAACAAACAATCTTACTGTTCGACCACTAGCAATAGTAACGAAGATCCTTTACGACAAAGACAAAAAGAAAGCAACAGGTGTAGAAGTATTGGATAGCATGGATAGTAAAACCTATGAGTTTAAGGCAAAAATTATTTTCGTTTGTGCATCGGCGTTAAACTCTACATGGCTTTTATTTAATTCGGCAACTGATATATGGCCCGGTGGTTTAGGCAGCAGTAGCGGCGAGCTGGGTCATAACGTTATGGACCATCATTATAATCTTGGAGTAAGTGGTGAAATAGAGGGTTATGAAAATGTAACTGAATATGGTCGTCGCCCTGCAGGATTTTATATTAGCCGTTTTGCCAACACTCCCGGCGATAAGCAACGAAACTTTGTACGAGGTTACGGTTACCAGGGAAGCGCAAGCAGGCAAGGTTGGGGAAGAGTTGTTGCTGAACTTGCTATTGGCAGCGAACTGAAAGAAGCACTTGCTGAACCCGGCGGATGGCGAATAGGTGCAACAGGCTTCGGTGAAATACTTCCATATCATGAAAATAAAATTTCGCTGGATAAAGAAGTAAAAGACAAATGGGGTTTACCTGTTTTATCGATGGATGCCGAGTTGAAGGAAAATGAAAAAAACATGCGGAAGGATATTAAAGAAGATCTGCAGGCAATGTTTGAAGCAGCAGGAGTAAAGAATATTTCTACCTATGATTCTGGTCACGCAATGGGACACGGTATTCATGAAATGGGAACAGCCCGTATGGGTCGTGATCCAAAAACATCGGTATTAAATCGCAACAACCAGGTATGGGATGCGCCGAATGTATTTGTTACTGATGGTGCATGTATGACAAGTTCATCCTGTGTAAATCCTTCTTTAACGTATATGGCGCTAACAGCTCGTGCTGCTGATTTTGCCGTAAAAGAATTAAAAAAAGGGAATATTTAA
- a CDS encoding gluconate 2-dehydrogenase subunit 3 family protein has product MNRRDLLKQIALLTGGAVIGGELFLAGCKTGPKTVAEFSPTTISFLDEVAETIIPATSTPGAKAAKVGEFMKVMVTDCYTQRQQDAFMSGIGELDTACEKMHSKSFMDCTPEQRKAFLVSLEKEAKEFNQKRDEADKPLREEHNKKNEALAWKDQTEFEGAPSHYYTMMKQLTLTGFFTSKTGMTETLRHVPIPGKYDGEFPYAKGDKAWAE; this is encoded by the coding sequence ATGAATCGTCGTGATCTTCTAAAACAAATAGCATTACTTACCGGTGGTGCAGTTATTGGTGGCGAATTGTTTTTAGCCGGTTGTAAAACCGGACCTAAAACAGTGGCAGAGTTTTCTCCCACAACTATTTCATTCCTCGATGAGGTTGCTGAAACAATTATTCCTGCAACATCAACGCCTGGTGCAAAAGCTGCTAAGGTGGGTGAGTTTATGAAAGTAATGGTTACAGATTGTTATACACAACGCCAGCAGGATGCGTTCATGAGTGGAATTGGCGAGCTGGATACTGCATGTGAAAAAATGCACAGCAAATCATTTATGGACTGTACGCCTGAACAACGCAAAGCATTTTTAGTAAGCCTTGAAAAAGAAGCAAAAGAGTTTAACCAGAAGCGTGATGAAGCTGATAAACCACTCCGTGAAGAGCATAACAAGAAGAACGAAGCGCTGGCATGGAAAGATCAAACAGAGTTTGAAGGTGCGCCAAGTCATTATTATACCATGATGAAGCAGTTAACACTTACCGGCTTCTTTACATCAAAAACAGGTATGACAGAAACATTACGTCATGTGCCTATACCGGGTAAATATGATGGCGAATTCCCGTATGCAAAAGGTGATAAGGCCTGGGCAGAATAA
- a CDS encoding TIM barrel protein, translated as MAYNRRSFLKTSAAATAGISLAGLPLISCATKSLADTKKYGLQLYTVRNDVAKNLAGTLDYVAKAGYSQIELYGFDGTSFFGKSPKEFKAMFDGLKLTSPSGHYNFGPVLSSGNLDFWKKVLEAANIMGNEYATIPWLDANQRGADTLPKLVDLVNKAAELTKAAGLKLAYHNHDFEFKKLDNGKSFLQTLLDGTDPSMVDFELDIYWSSFMNEDAVEWFNKYPGRFTMWHVKDLTVNKEGKKESTQVGDGTINFSKIFEHKKHAGLKYAFVEQEAYTMPEEECIKKSIAYMKKKNWGNS; from the coding sequence ATGGCTTACAATCGCAGATCATTCTTAAAAACTTCAGCAGCAGCCACTGCCGGTATTTCATTGGCAGGCCTGCCGTTAATTTCTTGCGCAACGAAATCATTAGCTGATACAAAAAAGTATGGTCTTCAGTTATACACGGTGCGTAATGATGTTGCAAAAAATCTTGCAGGTACGTTAGACTATGTTGCAAAAGCAGGCTATTCGCAAATTGAATTGTATGGTTTTGACGGTACTTCGTTCTTTGGGAAATCGCCGAAAGAGTTCAAAGCTATGTTTGATGGTTTGAAATTAACCTCACCGAGTGGTCACTATAATTTTGGCCCTGTTTTGTCGTCAGGCAATCTGGATTTCTGGAAGAAAGTATTGGAAGCAGCCAACATCATGGGGAATGAATATGCAACAATCCCATGGTTAGATGCAAATCAGCGTGGTGCCGATACACTTCCGAAGCTTGTTGACCTTGTAAATAAAGCTGCCGAGCTTACCAAAGCTGCCGGCTTGAAACTGGCTTACCATAATCACGACTTCGAATTCAAGAAACTGGATAATGGTAAATCGTTCCTGCAAACACTGCTGGACGGCACCGATCCTTCCATGGTTGATTTTGAATTGGATATTTACTGGTCATCTTTTATGAATGAGGATGCTGTTGAATGGTTCAATAAATATCCCGGACGTTTTACCATGTGGCATGTAAAAGATCTTACTGTAAATAAAGAAGGTAAAAAAGAAAGCACGCAAGTGGGTGATGGCACCATCAACTTCAGTAAAATTTTCGAGCACAAGAAACATGCAGGTCTTAAATATGCATTTGTTGAACAGGAGGCATACACAATGCCCGAGGAGGAATGCATTAAGAAAAGCATTGCCTATATGAAAAAGAAAAACTGGGGTAACAGTTGA
- a CDS encoding YybH family protein, with protein MKQLFFLLLLITAISTNAQTKDKQHILAILDAQTKYWNAGDLENFMKGYWKSDSLMFIGKSGVTYGYNNTLENYKKGYPTRDAMGILKFNILKVEKITADAYFVVGKWHLTREKVGDVEGHYTLFFKKIKGEWVIVADHSS; from the coding sequence ATGAAACAACTATTCTTTCTTTTATTGCTGATTACAGCGATCAGTACAAATGCACAAACAAAAGATAAACAACACATCCTTGCCATACTTGATGCACAAACAAAATACTGGAATGCAGGTGATCTGGAAAATTTCATGAAGGGTTACTGGAAAAGTGATTCCCTGATGTTCATCGGCAAGAGTGGTGTTACCTATGGTTACAACAATACACTAGAAAATTACAAGAAAGGATATCCAACAAGAGATGCCATGGGTATTCTCAAGTTCAATATCCTGAAAGTAGAAAAGATAACTGCTGATGCTTATTTCGTTGTAGGGAAATGGCATTTAACAAGAGAAAAAGTGGGTGATGTTGAAGGACATTACACGTTATTCTTTAAAAAGATAAAAGGTGAATGGGTGATTGTAGCTGATCATAGCAGTTGA
- a CDS encoding glycoside hydrolase family 25 protein translates to MARKKKKSLRYLPIIIIALVFAGGAFLVVRNWWLERQAGMIRYREFGIPIPTKYSLHGIDVSRYQQIINWEAVKGMNVEGVQISFAFIKATEGNSGTDSHFKRNWRKAREAGMTRGAYHFFIATKDGTMQARNFVKCVKLEKGDLPPVLDVEQTYGVSKTILQQRVKAFLYATELAYGIKPIIYTNADFYKQYLKEEFDEYPLWVAHYLRPMAPRIERDWHFWQHSESGRVNGIQGKVDFNVFSGDSTQFENLLLK, encoded by the coding sequence ATGGCCCGCAAGAAAAAGAAATCACTTCGTTATCTCCCCATCATTATCATAGCTCTTGTGTTTGCAGGCGGTGCTTTTTTAGTAGTGCGCAATTGGTGGCTCGAGCGGCAGGCAGGTATGATCCGCTACCGTGAGTTTGGTATTCCGATTCCTACAAAATATAGTCTGCACGGTATCGATGTAAGCCGTTACCAGCAGATCATTAACTGGGAGGCAGTAAAAGGAATGAATGTGGAAGGTGTACAGATCAGTTTTGCATTTATTAAAGCAACAGAAGGGAACAGCGGCACCGATTCTCATTTTAAACGCAACTGGCGTAAAGCAAGAGAGGCGGGCATGACCCGTGGAGCTTATCATTTTTTTATTGCCACCAAAGACGGAACAATGCAGGCAAGAAATTTTGTGAAGTGTGTTAAGCTGGAGAAAGGCGACCTGCCCCCGGTACTGGATGTTGAGCAAACTTATGGTGTAAGTAAAACCATCCTGCAGCAAAGGGTGAAAGCATTTTTATACGCAACTGAACTGGCTTATGGTATAAAGCCTATCATTTATACCAATGCAGATTTTTACAAACAATACTTGAAGGAAGAATTTGATGAATATCCATTGTGGGTGGCGCATTACCTGAGACCAATGGCGCCACGTATTGAACGAGACTGGCATTTCTGGCAACACAGCGAAAGCGGTCGTGTAAATGGTATTCAAGGTAAAGTTGATTTTAATGTATTCAGTGGTGACAGTACTCAATTTGAAAATCTGCTGTTGAAATAA
- a CDS encoding glycosyltransferase, with translation MATTFNLKFGTALLFCSMLWLLLTLLLLVPYSILLLLYRYWWSRSATLNVPASFVPGTSFTILIPARNEEKNIVDCLQSIQQLNYPKELIEVIVIDDFSDDVTVANAKQFKGVKVIELKELIKEKINSYKKKAIEAGVEQATGKYIVTTDADCTVPTNWLRNFAYIIEQRPTVFIAAPVAMKEETSFIKLFQSLDFLSLQGITAASVGAGFHSMCNGANLCYSKEAFYTVNGFKGVDHIASGDDMLLMHKLYSRFPNEVHYCKAADSIVLTNPVETVGEFFRQRIRWASKADQYDDKRIFWVLLLVYLLNVFFVVLFVAACFNSSLRMLLAGSLLFKTFIELIFLIPVAGFFQKSKLLLWFPFAQPFHIVYTVIAGWLGKFGKYEWKGRTVK, from the coding sequence GTGGCAACTACTTTTAATTTAAAGTTCGGCACAGCATTGTTATTTTGCAGCATGCTGTGGCTGCTGCTTACACTTTTGCTGTTAGTTCCTTATTCGATACTGTTGTTACTGTATCGGTATTGGTGGAGCAGGTCTGCAACACTTAACGTTCCTGCATCGTTTGTTCCGGGCACATCTTTTACCATTCTTATCCCCGCACGAAACGAAGAAAAAAATATTGTTGACTGCCTGCAGAGTATTCAGCAATTGAATTATCCAAAAGAGTTGATCGAAGTAATTGTGATCGATGATTTCAGTGATGATGTAACTGTTGCAAACGCAAAACAGTTCAAAGGAGTAAAAGTGATAGAGCTGAAAGAGCTAATAAAAGAAAAGATCAACTCGTATAAAAAGAAAGCCATTGAAGCGGGGGTTGAACAAGCAACGGGGAAATACATTGTTACAACCGATGCTGATTGCACCGTACCGACAAACTGGCTACGCAACTTTGCTTACATCATTGAGCAACGGCCAACGGTTTTTATTGCTGCACCTGTTGCCATGAAAGAAGAAACCTCTTTCATCAAACTGTTTCAGTCGCTTGATTTTTTAAGTCTGCAGGGAATTACTGCAGCATCTGTTGGAGCAGGTTTTCACAGTATGTGTAATGGTGCTAATCTCTGTTACAGTAAAGAAGCATTTTATACTGTGAATGGTTTTAAAGGCGTGGACCATATTGCGAGTGGCGATGATATGCTGCTGATGCATAAACTGTACAGTCGCTTTCCAAACGAAGTGCATTACTGCAAAGCAGCAGATAGCATTGTGCTCACCAATCCTGTTGAAACGGTGGGTGAATTTTTTCGTCAGCGTATACGCTGGGCCAGCAAAGCCGATCAGTATGATGATAAACGCATCTTCTGGGTATTGCTGTTGGTATATCTGCTCAATGTATTTTTTGTTGTTCTTTTTGTAGCTGCATGTTTTAACAGCAGTTTACGGATGCTGCTTGCTGGAAGTTTACTCTTCAAAACATTTATTGAACTTATCTTTCTAATACCTGTTGCCGGTTTTTTCCAAAAATCGAAACTGTTACTGTGGTTTCCGTTTGCACAACCGTTTCATATTGTTTATACGGTAATTGCAGGTTGGTTGGGCAAGTTTGGCAAGTATGAATGGAAAGGAAGAACAGTGAAGTAG
- a CDS encoding ABC transporter permease translates to MSNTEYSFTKIFWKKLRRNKGAVFGLSIIVLALLTAVFAYILAPDATPDANRIIVEIAAKKPGYKQQFIKIEREQQNNSSVSDLFFGAEDRYQYIPISSNKQTGNRYDVEKFVDDGVTEPLTFTFPGQQKENPIVTKTFWLGTDKFGRDILSRLIVGVRVSLGVGLIAVAISLTVGIFLGAVAGYFRGWIDEAILWLINVVWSIPTLLLVFAITLALGKGFWQVFIAVGLTLWVNVARLVRGQVLSIRELNYIEATKAMGFSHGRTIFKHILPNIMGPVIVIAASNFASAIVIEAGLSFLGVGVQAPQPSWGLMIKENYNFIITNNPMLAIAPGLAIMLLVLAFNLLGNGLRDVLDVRS, encoded by the coding sequence ATGTCCAACACAGAATACTCTTTTACAAAAATCTTCTGGAAAAAACTCCGCCGGAACAAAGGCGCTGTTTTTGGCCTAAGCATTATTGTGTTGGCATTATTGACTGCTGTGTTTGCGTATATACTTGCGCCCGATGCCACACCCGATGCCAACCGGATTATTGTAGAGATCGCTGCAAAGAAGCCGGGTTATAAACAACAGTTCATAAAAATTGAACGGGAGCAACAGAATAATTCTTCGGTAAGCGATCTATTCTTTGGTGCAGAAGATCGCTATCAATACATCCCCATCAGCTCTAACAAACAAACAGGCAACCGATATGACGTAGAGAAATTTGTGGATGATGGCGTAACAGAGCCGTTGACATTTACTTTTCCTGGTCAGCAAAAAGAAAACCCGATCGTAACCAAAACCTTCTGGCTTGGTACCGATAAATTTGGCCGGGATATTTTAAGCAGATTGATCGTGGGCGTGCGGGTAAGTTTAGGTGTTGGGTTGATTGCCGTAGCTATTTCCCTCACTGTCGGCATTTTTCTCGGAGCTGTGGCAGGTTATTTCCGTGGCTGGATCGATGAAGCCATTCTCTGGCTCATTAATGTGGTGTGGAGCATCCCGACTTTATTACTCGTTTTCGCCATCACACTTGCGTTGGGTAAAGGTTTCTGGCAGGTATTTATTGCGGTGGGATTAACGCTTTGGGTAAATGTGGCCCGGCTGGTGCGTGGACAGGTGCTCAGCATCCGTGAGCTCAACTATATTGAAGCCACCAAAGCCATGGGGTTTTCGCATGGCCGCACCATCTTCAAACATATTCTGCCAAATATCATGGGCCCGGTGATTGTGATTGCCGCCAGCAATTTTGCCAGCGCCATCGTCATCGAAGCCGGTTTGAGTTTTCTCGGTGTGGGTGTGCAGGCGCCGCAACCCAGCTGGGGACTCATGATCAAAGAGAATTACAACTTCATTATTACCAACAATCCCATGCTGGCTATTGCGCCTGGCCTTGCTATTATGCTGCTGGTGCTGGCTTTTAATTTGCTGGGGAATGGGTTAAGGGATGTGTTGGATGTGAGGAGTTGA
- a CDS encoding PSP1 domain-containing protein codes for MSCTSCSTGKPGGCKSNGGCSTGGCNRLNVHDWLANLPFSDPDSDCRIVEVTFNNGSRKEFYRNNTLQTFTKGDMVAVEGVSGFDVGMVNISGELVRLQMKKKGVKEDNPDIKKIMRRANEMDLQKWRETKEREKPTQVRARAIIIQLNLDMKLIEVEFQADGRKATFYYTAEDRVDFRELIKIYASEFKIKVEMKQIGIRQEAAKIGGIGSCGRELCCSSWLSDFKSVTTTIARYQNLTINQTKLSGQCGRLKCCLNYELDTYLDALQHFPNNAETLELSRGTAQLIKKDIFKNLMWYILPGSNQQYPVPIERVKEIRFMNVKGQRPDELGAIELSPAKAEEKEHAHVELVGQISLRTLERNSKKRKDKERSQQQKQQGGGQQGQQRPPQQQRQQQQQRPPQQQRGQQGQGGQQNKQGGQGQQRPQQQQRPPQQQRGPQQQRPPQNKPSQQNRPQIEKKKDPPPQNDNA; via the coding sequence ATGAGTTGTACAAGTTGTAGTACGGGTAAACCGGGCGGTTGCAAAAGCAACGGCGGCTGCAGCACAGGCGGCTGTAACCGGTTAAATGTGCACGATTGGCTGGCGAACCTGCCTTTCAGCGACCCCGACAGCGATTGCCGCATTGTGGAAGTAACCTTCAACAACGGAAGCCGGAAAGAATTTTACCGCAACAATACCCTGCAGACATTCACCAAAGGCGACATGGTAGCAGTGGAAGGTGTAAGCGGTTTTGATGTGGGTATGGTGAACATCAGCGGTGAGCTGGTTCGTTTACAAATGAAGAAAAAAGGCGTGAAGGAAGATAACCCGGATATTAAAAAGATCATGCGCCGGGCAAACGAAATGGACCTTCAGAAATGGAGAGAAACCAAGGAACGTGAAAAACCTACGCAGGTAAGAGCAAGAGCCATCATTATTCAGCTGAACCTGGATATGAAACTGATCGAAGTGGAATTCCAGGCAGATGGACGAAAAGCTACGTTCTATTACACAGCAGAAGACCGTGTCGATTTCCGTGAATTGATCAAGATCTATGCGAGTGAGTTTAAGATTAAAGTAGAGATGAAGCAGATCGGTATTCGCCAGGAAGCAGCGAAGATCGGTGGCATTGGCAGTTGCGGTCGTGAGCTATGCTGCAGCAGCTGGCTCAGTGATTTCAAAAGTGTTACAACAACAATCGCCCGTTACCAGAATCTTACGATCAATCAAACAAAACTCAGCGGCCAGTGCGGTCGTTTGAAATGTTGTTTGAATTATGAACTGGATACTTATTTAGATGCATTGCAGCATTTCCCCAACAATGCCGAAACGCTTGAACTAAGCCGTGGCACAGCCCAGCTTATTAAGAAAGATATTTTCAAAAATCTGATGTGGTACATCTTACCCGGAAGTAACCAGCAATACCCTGTTCCGATTGAACGGGTAAAAGAAATCAGGTTTATGAATGTGAAAGGTCAACGCCCTGATGAGTTAGGTGCCATTGAGCTTTCGCCTGCTAAAGCTGAAGAGAAAGAACATGCGCATGTGGAACTGGTTGGTCAGATCAGCTTACGCACATTAGAACGTAACAGCAAAAAGCGCAAAGACAAAGAGCGTTCGCAACAACAGAAACAACAGGGCGGAGGACAGCAGGGGCAACAACGTCCGCCACAACAACAAAGACAACAGCAGCAACAAAGACCACCACAACAGCAACGTGGACAACAAGGTCAGGGTGGTCAGCAAAATAAACAAGGTGGACAAGGACAACAACGTCCACAACAACAGCAGCGACCACCACAACAGCAACGTGGGCCGCAGCAACAACGTCCGCCACAGAATAAACCATCACAGCAAAACAGGCCGCAGATCGAAAAGAAAAAAGATCCACCGCCGCAAAACGATAATGCATAA
- a CDS encoding alpha/beta fold hydrolase, giving the protein MILGIILLLWLVMAQSCMKMRMSDSKAKLQFEEAGVQLQTPVKTINGFPLHYAQTGSDTLPTLLFVHGTPGSWDAFAAYLRNKELLQHYRIISIDRPGFGYSDFGNAMNLSAQTEIIAAWMDSVYNNKPFIIIGHSLGGPMTIKLAAARPQYTKALVILAGSQDPAAEKPEKWRPILFKTPLNYLVPGAMRPSNEELWYLKKDLVDMRPEYEKITCPVYILHGTKDMLVPYSNVAYTQKMLTKTDSVFVTTFEKENHFIVWTREKEIVELLMKLK; this is encoded by the coding sequence ATGATCCTCGGAATTATTTTATTGCTCTGGCTTGTTATGGCGCAAAGCTGTATGAAAATGCGCATGAGTGATAGCAAGGCCAAACTGCAATTTGAAGAAGCGGGCGTGCAACTGCAAACACCTGTAAAAACGATCAATGGTTTTCCGTTGCATTATGCACAAACCGGTAGCGATACATTACCTACTTTATTATTTGTACATGGCACTCCGGGAAGCTGGGATGCATTTGCTGCTTACCTGCGCAACAAAGAATTATTACAGCATTACAGAATTATTTCTATTGACCGACCGGGTTTTGGTTACAGCGATTTTGGCAATGCCATGAATTTATCTGCACAAACAGAAATCATCGCTGCATGGATGGATTCTGTTTATAATAACAAACCATTTATTATTATTGGCCATAGTTTGGGCGGACCAATGACCATTAAACTTGCAGCAGCCCGACCACAGTACACAAAAGCATTGGTGATACTCGCCGGTTCACAAGACCCTGCAGCTGAAAAGCCGGAGAAGTGGCGGCCCATCTTATTCAAAACTCCATTGAATTATTTAGTGCCCGGTGCTATGCGACCAAGTAATGAAGAGCTGTGGTATTTGAAAAAGGATTTAGTTGATATGCGACCGGAATATGAAAAAATCACTTGCCCGGTTTACATTCTGCACGGAACAAAAGACATGCTGGTTCCTTATAGCAATGTGGCTTACACACAAAAAATGTTGACGAAAACAGATTCGGTTTTTGTAACAACCTTCGAAAAAGAAAATCATTTTATTGTTTGGACGAGAGAGAAAGAGATTGTGGAGTTGCTGATGAAGTTGAAGTGA